One part of the Streptomyces lydicus genome encodes these proteins:
- the ffh gene encoding signal recognition particle protein: protein MFDTLSDRLASTFKNLRGKGRLSEADIDATAREIRIALLEADVALPVVRAFIKQVKERATGAEVSQALNPAQQVIKIVNEELIGILGGETRRLRFAKQPPTVIMLAGLQGAGKTTLAGKLGRWLKSQGHAPLLVACDLQRPNAVNQLQVVSERAGVAFYGPEPGNGVGDPVQVAKDSIEHARTKQHDVVIVDTAGRLGIDAEMMQQAADIRDAVSPDEVLFVVDAMIGQDAVNTAEAFRDGVGFDGVVLSKLDGDARGGAALSVAHVTGKQIMFASNGEKLDDFDAFHPDRMASRILGMGDMLSLIEKAEQTFSQAEAEKMAAKLAKGPKEFTLDDFLAQMEQVRKMGSISKLLGMLPGMGQMKDQINNLDEREVDRTAAIIKSMTPAERAEPTIINGSRRARIARGSGVDVSMVKSLVERFFEARKMMSKMAQGGMPGMPGMPGMGGGPRKKKQVKQAKGKRKSGNPMKRKAEEEAAAARREAAQAGNPLGLPQGDQAPQNFELPEEFKKFMG from the coding sequence GTGTTCGATACGCTTTCCGACCGCTTGGCGAGTACTTTCAAAAACCTCCGGGGCAAGGGCCGCCTGAGCGAGGCGGACATCGACGCCACGGCGCGCGAGATCCGCATCGCGCTGCTCGAAGCAGACGTCGCCCTCCCCGTGGTCCGGGCCTTCATCAAGCAGGTCAAGGAGCGCGCCACCGGCGCCGAGGTCTCCCAGGCGCTGAACCCCGCCCAGCAGGTCATCAAGATCGTCAACGAGGAGCTCATCGGCATCCTCGGCGGCGAGACCCGCCGGCTGCGCTTCGCCAAGCAGCCGCCGACCGTGATCATGCTCGCGGGTCTCCAGGGCGCCGGTAAGACCACCCTCGCCGGAAAGCTCGGCCGCTGGCTCAAGAGCCAGGGCCACGCCCCGCTGCTGGTCGCCTGTGACCTCCAGCGCCCGAACGCCGTCAACCAGCTCCAGGTCGTCTCCGAGCGCGCCGGCGTCGCCTTCTACGGACCCGAGCCGGGCAACGGCGTCGGCGACCCGGTGCAGGTGGCCAAGGACTCGATCGAGCACGCGCGCACCAAGCAGCACGACGTCGTCATCGTCGACACCGCCGGCCGCCTCGGCATCGACGCCGAGATGATGCAGCAGGCCGCGGACATCCGCGACGCGGTCAGCCCCGACGAGGTCCTCTTCGTCGTCGACGCGATGATCGGTCAGGACGCGGTCAACACCGCCGAGGCGTTCCGCGACGGCGTCGGCTTCGACGGGGTCGTCCTGTCCAAGCTGGACGGCGACGCCCGAGGCGGTGCCGCGCTCTCCGTGGCGCACGTCACCGGCAAGCAGATCATGTTCGCCTCCAACGGCGAGAAGCTGGACGACTTCGACGCGTTCCACCCGGACCGCATGGCGTCCCGCATCCTCGGCATGGGCGACATGCTCAGCCTGATCGAGAAGGCCGAGCAGACCTTCAGCCAGGCCGAGGCCGAGAAGATGGCGGCCAAGCTGGCGAAGGGCCCCAAGGAGTTCACCCTCGACGACTTCCTGGCCCAGATGGAGCAGGTCCGCAAGATGGGCTCCATCTCCAAGCTGCTCGGCATGCTGCCCGGCATGGGGCAGATGAAGGACCAGATCAACAACCTCGACGAGCGCGAGGTGGACCGCACCGCCGCCATCATCAAGTCGATGACCCCGGCCGAGCGCGCCGAGCCGACGATCATCAACGGCTCCCGACGGGCCCGTATCGCCAGGGGTTCCGGCGTCGACGTCAGCATGGTCAAGAGCCTCGTCGAGCGGTTCTTCGAGGCCCGCAAGATGATGTCGAAGATGGCCCAGGGCGGTATGCCCGGCATGCCCGGGATGCCTGGCATGGGCGGCGGCCCCCGCAAGAAGAAGCAGGTCAAGCAGGCCAAGGGCAAGCGCAAGAGCGGCAACCCGATGAAGCGCAAGGCGGAGGAGGAGGCCGCGGCCGCCCGCCGCGAGGCCGCCCAGGCCGGCAACCCGCTGGGGCTGCCGCAGGGCGACCAGGCCCCGCAGAACTTCGAACTCCCGGAGGAGTTCAAGAAGTTCATGGGCTGA